From the genome of Candidatus Binatus sp.:
CGTCACCGTGGATTTTGCCGCGGCGATCGCCGGCCGGCGAATTGTGAAACTATCACGCCGCGCCAAATATTTGATCGTCGAACTCGACGGCGACGACGTGATGCTGGTGCACCTCGGGATGTCCGGCAGTCTGACTCATCGCCACGAGGGCTTCAGCGCCGGCGACTTCGATCCGCGCCACGACCATCTCGAATTTTCGCTCGACGACGCCTCGCGCCTGGTTTACAACGATCCGCGGCGCTTCGGCATGGTCCGTCTCGTCCGGCGCGCCGCGCTGGCTTCCACGGCGGAACTGAAGGGTCTCGGCCCCGAGCCGCTGTCGCGCGAATTCAACGCCGGCTACCTCGCCGCGAAGGCCCGCGGCCGGACGGCGGCGATCAAGAGCCTGCTAATGGATCAACGAATCGTCGCCGGTATCGGCAATATCTACGCATCCGAGATTCTATTTCGCGCCGGCGTGCGTCCCGCGCGGCGGGCCGGCCGCGTGACGCGAATCGAGATCGAAAAGATCGCGGCGGCCGTGCCGGTTATCCTGCGCGCCGCGATCGGCAGTAACGGCACCACCTTTCGCAGTTACCGCGATTCGCGCGGACAGCCCGGGCGATTCGCCGCGCGCTTGCAAGTGTACGGCCGCGAGGGAAAACCGTGCTGCACCTGCTCGACGCCGATCAAGAATGCGATCGTGGGCCAGCGCGCCAGCTTCTATTGTCCGAAATGCCAGCACTGACCTCGCGGCGACGAGCGCCTGCCGCTCACCGCTGACGCCGCGTATGTTATGGTGACGCTATGACACTCGACATGCCCACCGGAATCGGCGCCGCAATTGCGTTCATCTTCGGCGCGAGCGTCGGCAGCTTCGTCTGCATGGTTGCGTATCGGCTCCCTCGCGATCTTTCGATCGTCACCCCGCGCTCATTTTGCGAGAGTTGCGAGCGCGCGATTCCATGGTGGGCAAACATCCCGATTCTCGCCTACCTCGGACTGCGCGGGCGATGCGTGATGTGCAGCGCGCCGATCCCGTTCCGCCATTTTCTCGCCGAATTCGGACTCGCCATCAGCGCCCTCTATCTCTACCTCGCCTTCCCGATCCCCGACGCGTTCGCGCGCCTCGTACTATGCGCCGCGCTGTGGGTCGTCGCGATTGTGGACTACGACTGGCGGCTGATTCCGAACATCATTACCTGGCCCGGGACGCTGGTGGGATTCATCGCCGCGGCGCTGATGATGCCGGAGGTCGGCTGGAAGAGTTCGTTGATCGGAATCGCGCTGGGTGGCGGCGTCCTGTATGGCACCGGTTATTTCTACCGCCTGGTCCGCGGGCGCGAGGGCGTGGGCCTGGGCGACGTGTGGCTGCTGGGGATGGTCGGTGGATTTCTCGGCTGGACGGGAGTTTTGTTCACTTTGTTTTTCGGTTCGGTAATCGGCGCGATCGGCGGAATCGCATTCGCGCTCACCGGCGGCGGCGCAACTTCACCTGCTCCGCTCGGCGACCCCGTGACCGATCCGGAGGAAGCAGACGTCTCGATTCTGCGCACCGAAGTTCCGTTCGGTCCGTATCTGGCGCTGGCCGCCGGCGTCTTCGCGCTCTTTCAGCCTGAACTGACGCGCTGGTATCTTGGCGGATAAGGACGCGCAACGTTCCAATCCAGCTAACCGATGGCAGCCGGTGTATTCATCACGCTCGAAGGCGTCGAAGGAAGTGGCAAGACCACCCAGGCCGCAATCCTGGGCGACGCGTTGCGCAAAGGCGGGCGGCGCGTAACCGTCACCCATGAGCCGGGCGGCACGCGCGCCGGCGAAACGATTCGCGCGATTTTTCTCGATCCTGCCGTTTCGCTGGACGTAGCCGCGGAACTGCTGCTGGTGCTTGCCGATCGCGCGCAGCACGTCCGCGAAAAACTCCGGCCCGCGCTCGCCGCCGGCGAAATCGTGATTTCCGATCGCTATTCGGATTCGACCACCGCCTACCAGGGCCACGGCCGCGGCTTCGATCTCAAACTGCTCGGCGAGCTGAACCGGCTCGCCAGCGACAACGTGACGCCCGACCTGACTATCGTGCTGGACCTGCCGGTCGAGACCGGCCTCGAGCGCACCCGCGCGCGAGCAATGGGCACCGGCCGCGGCTCCGACCGCTTCGAGGGCGAGCGCGCCGACTTCCATCGCAGAGTGCGCGACGGTTTTCTCGCGATCGCGAAGGCCGAGCCCGCGCGGGTCGTCGTGATCGACGCCGACCGTCCGGTTGCCGCCGTCAGCGCCGGCATCCGCCACGCCGTGGACGAGCTGCTCGCCCGCCGATGACTCAATCGCCATGCCCATAACTTCGATCCGCGGGCATCGCGAAACCGCAAGCCGGCTGCTCGCCGAATTGCGCAGCCGGCCCTCGCATGCCTACCTCTTTGCGGGCCCGCGCGGCGTCGGCAAGGCGCTGGTCGCAACCAGCCTGGTCCACGCCATGATGTGCGAGCGATCGCCCGGCGAGAATTTCTGCTGCACTCCCGCGCGATGCCCCGTCCGCATTGCGCCGCAGGCCGAGCGCACGCGCGCGCGCGCCGCCGAGGCGGACACGCCGCGATGCGACTGCTGCTCCGCATGCGTGCAAATCGCAACCGGCGTGCATCCGGATTTCACCTGCGTATCGCGGCCGGTTGGCCGCACCGAAGTTCTGATCGATCAGGTCCGCGAGCTGATTGCGCGGCTTGGAATCCGGCCGTCGCGCTCATCGGTTCGCATGGCAATTATCGACGACGCCGAGAGCCTCGGTATTCCCGCGCAGAACGCGCTGCTGAAGACGCTCGAAGAGCCGCCCGGCCACGCAATCATCATCATGGTATCGGCCAGCGAGCGCGCCCTGCTCGACACCGTCCGCTCGCGCACGCGCACGGTCAGATTTCCCGCGCTCCAGGCCGCCGATCTCGAGGCTATCCTTGCCGCGCATGGCGTTGACGATAAAGCTCGCGCCAGTGGGCTTGCGTTGCTGGCTCGCGGCAGCGCTGCAAATGCGATCGCACTGGCCGACGGCGATGAACCGCCGATGAAGGAACTCCTCGACGCGCTCGGCACTGCAAAATCGATCGATTTCGCCCGTGCGCAGTCTCTCGCCCAGGAGTTCTTCGCCAACCGCGACGCCGCCGCCGGCAATTTCGAACTGCTCGCAAGACTGCTCGAAGAAATACTATGCTACAAACTGCTGAAGGCCGATTTCGTGGCGTTTGCGCCCGAGTCCAGGCCGCAATTGGCCAGCCTGGCGGATAGTCTCGGGGTCGATGCGATCGTGAAATGTATCGAGGCGGCAGTGCGCGCCAGCGAAGCGGTCGAAGCGAACGCCAATCCTCGGCTGCAGGCAGAGAATTGGTGGACTATCGCCGGCCATGCGATGCGGGGTGAGTAGAAGATAGTGGCTGACATCGATCCGTTTGAAGGCTCGCAACCGACTGCGAAAATCGTCGCCGTCAGTCTCCAGCAGGCCGGCCATCTGTATAATTTCCTGGCCGGCGACCGGACCCTGCGCCGCGGCGAACGCGTGCTGGTCGAAAGCGAGAACGGCGCCCGCCTCGGCACCGTCGAGATCGAGCCGCACGAACCCGCGCAAACGATCGATCTTTCCGCGCTGCGTCCCGTTATCCGCATTGCTTCCGAGACCGACTTCCACGCCGAGCGGGAAACCCTCTCGCGTGAGGCGCACGCGCGCCGCTTGTGCGTCGAGCGCGTCCGCGAGAGCCGCACCCAGATGAAGCTCGTCAGCGCCGACTACACCCTCGACGGGCGCAAGGTCGTCTTCTATTTCGTCGCCGAGGGCCGCATCGATTTCCGCGACCTGGTCCGCGATCTCGCCAACACGCTGCGCGTTCGCGTCGAGATGAAACAGATTGGCGCCCGCGATGAGACCAAAGTCACGGGCGGGATCGGTCCGTGCGGACGCGAGCTATGCTGCTCCAGTTGGCTGCGCGACTTCGAGGCGGTCACGGTCAAGATGGCGCGCGAGCAGGGCCTCGCGCTGAACCCCTCGCGGCTGGCCGGGATGTGCGGGCGCCTGAAATGCTGCCTGCGCTACGAATACGCCAGCTACGTCGAACTCAAGCGCGCGCTGCCCAACGTCGGCAAGCGCGTGCAATGCGTCAAGGGCGACGGCAGAGTGGTTCGCCAGAATACCCTCAAGCAGACGGTGCTGGTTCAGCGCGAGGAAGACGGCGGCGTGGTCGAAGTGACGCTTGAGGATTTGGTCGCCTCGCGCCCGCAGTAGCAAGCGTCCTTACCGCCTCACGTCCCGGCGCGGCGCATCGATCTGATTGCCGGCTATCGCATTCGTGATCGGCGGCGCGTCTTCAGTTCGCAAGGTTGTACGCGCCACCGCGTTCCAGCGCTTTCTTGTAGGCAGGCCGCTCGTGCAAGCGCCTGATCCATGCGTCGAGGTTGGGATACTGCGCGCGCTTGCCGAACGCGCCGGCCACCTCGCCTACAAAGCTCATCTGGATGTCAGCGCCGGTCAGGGTGTCTCCCACAATGAACTGCCGGCCCTTCAAGGCGCCATCGATGTAACCGAGATGATTGGCAATCTCGCTCTCGATGCGCGGCATCAGTGGCGCCGCCGCTGCACCCAGGCGCGTGACATAAAGGTTGAGCATCAGCGGCAGCATCGCCGAGCCTTCGGCATAGTGCATCCACTGCATGTACTCGTCATACGCCGGAGTCTCGGGCGCGGGCTGCAGGCGGCCTTTGCCGTGGCGGCGTATCAGGTAGTCGATTATCGCGCCTGATTCGATGATGGTCCGATTGCCATCAGTGATGACCGGCGACTTGCCCAGCGGGTGAACCTTCTTCAATTCCGGTGGCGCAAGCCGGGTTTGCGCATCGCGCTGGTAGGGCTTGATCTCATACGGCAGGCCGAGCTCTTCGAGCAGCCAGAGGATTCGTTGTGAGCGGGAATCGTTTAGGTGATGGACGACAATCATGCGGCAATTCCTCCGTGCGGACCATTATCTAACACTGTCGCAGCTTAACGCCATCCGCATCTCCTCCTGACTAAGGTGCAGGGGCTGGCCCCTGCTCGCGCGGCGCCGAGTGACCCGCTACTCTTGAACTCCTGATGGCAAACCGCATCCACATCACGACCGCGATCATCTACAGCAACGGGCCGCCCCATGTCGGCCATGCCTACGAAATGCTGGCGACCGACGCGTTCGCGCGGTTTCAGCGCCGCAAGCTCGGCCCCGCCAACGTCACTTTCCTCACCGGCACCGACGAGCACGGCGACAAAAACAAGCGCGCCGCCGACGCGATCGGACTCCATCCGAAGGCCTTCGCCGACAAAATCAGCGCGCTCTTTCGGCAAGGATGGG
Proteins encoded in this window:
- the mutM gene encoding bifunctional DNA-formamidopyrimidine glycosylase/DNA-(apurinic or apyrimidinic site) lyase, with the protein product MPELPEVESLRRILVRTAVGRTIVSVRIGEKRLRRGVTVDFAAAIAGRRIVKLSRRAKYLIVELDGDDVMLVHLGMSGSLTHRHEGFSAGDFDPRHDHLEFSLDDASRLVYNDPRRFGMVRLVRRAALASTAELKGLGPEPLSREFNAGYLAAKARGRTAAIKSLLMDQRIVAGIGNIYASEILFRAGVRPARRAGRVTRIEIEKIAAAVPVILRAAIGSNGTTFRSYRDSRGQPGRFAARLQVYGREGKPCCTCSTPIKNAIVGQRASFYCPKCQH
- a CDS encoding prepilin peptidase; protein product: MPTGIGAAIAFIFGASVGSFVCMVAYRLPRDLSIVTPRSFCESCERAIPWWANIPILAYLGLRGRCVMCSAPIPFRHFLAEFGLAISALYLYLAFPIPDAFARLVLCAALWVVAIVDYDWRLIPNIITWPGTLVGFIAAALMMPEVGWKSSLIGIALGGGVLYGTGYFYRLVRGREGVGLGDVWLLGMVGGFLGWTGVLFTLFFGSVIGAIGGIAFALTGGGATSPAPLGDPVTDPEEADVSILRTEVPFGPYLALAAGVFALFQPELTRWYLGG
- the tmk gene encoding dTMP kinase — encoded protein: MAAGVFITLEGVEGSGKTTQAAILGDALRKGGRRVTVTHEPGGTRAGETIRAIFLDPAVSLDVAAELLLVLADRAQHVREKLRPALAAGEIVISDRYSDSTTAYQGHGRGFDLKLLGELNRLASDNVTPDLTIVLDLPVETGLERTRARAMGTGRGSDRFEGERADFHRRVRDGFLAIAKAEPARVVVIDADRPVAAVSAGIRHAVDELLARR
- a CDS encoding regulatory iron-sulfur-containing complex subunit RicT, translated to MADIDPFEGSQPTAKIVAVSLQQAGHLYNFLAGDRTLRRGERVLVESENGARLGTVEIEPHEPAQTIDLSALRPVIRIASETDFHAERETLSREAHARRLCVERVRESRTQMKLVSADYTLDGRKVVFYFVAEGRIDFRDLVRDLANTLRVRVEMKQIGARDETKVTGGIGPCGRELCCSSWLRDFEAVTVKMAREQGLALNPSRLAGMCGRLKCCLRYEYASYVELKRALPNVGKRVQCVKGDGRVVRQNTLKQTVLVQREEDGGVVEVTLEDLVASRPQ
- a CDS encoding glutathione S-transferase codes for the protein MIVVHHLNDSRSQRILWLLEELGLPYEIKPYQRDAQTRLAPPELKKVHPLGKSPVITDGNRTIIESGAIIDYLIRRHGKGRLQPAPETPAYDEYMQWMHYAEGSAMLPLMLNLYVTRLGAAAAPLMPRIESEIANHLGYIDGALKGRQFIVGDTLTGADIQMSFVGEVAGAFGKRAQYPNLDAWIRRLHERPAYKKALERGGAYNLAN